The following are encoded in a window of Cygnus olor isolate bCygOlo1 chromosome 21, bCygOlo1.pri.v2, whole genome shotgun sequence genomic DNA:
- the IGSF21 gene encoding LOW QUALITY PROTEIN: immunoglobulin superfamily member 21 (The sequence of the model RefSeq protein was modified relative to this genomic sequence to represent the inferred CDS: deleted 1 base in 1 codon), whose amino-acid sequence CDICPWCSNNRAETQGFCFLSQLGFYLQVTDGGTIKQKIFTFDAMFSTNFSHMENYRKREDLVYQSTVRLPEVRISDNGPYECHVGIYDRATREKVVLASGNIFLNVMAPPTSISVIAADTPAPFSRYQAQNFTLVCVVSGGKPAPLVYFKRDGEPIEATPLPEPPAAAGSWAPRNLLHRDLDDTKVPKSLAAAEGDAGGGRPPNTAEPPRGLAAERGPATEAIPETVVSREFPRWVHVAEPIYYFRHTHAPVSDGTVEARATLTWTLNPQIDNEALFSCEVKHPALSMPMQSEVTLVAPKGPKITMTPTRARVGDTVRILVQGFQNEVFPEPLFTWTRVGSRLLDGSTEHAGKELVLERVPAELNGSMYRCTAQNPLGSTDTHTRLIVFENPNIPRGTEDSNGSVTGHRSFRLVLALTLTVILELT is encoded by the exons TGTGATATCTGTCCCTGGTGCAGCAATAACCGGGCAGAAACGCAaggtttttgctttctctcacaGTTGGGTTTTTATTTGCAGGTCACCGATGGCGGCACCATCAAGCAGAAGATCTTCACCTTTGATGCCATGTTTTCCACCAATTTCTCGCACATGGAGAATTACAGGAAGAGGGAGGATCTGGTCTACCAGTCCACGGTGCG cctccccgaGGTTCGCATTTCGGACAACGGCCCCTACGAGTGTCACGTGGGGATTTATGACCGAGCCACGCGGGAGAAAGTGGTCCTGGCATCCGGTAACATATTCCTCAACGTGATGG CTCCACCGACGTCCATCTCGGTGATCGCCGCTGACACGCCAGCACCCTTCAGCCGCTACCAGGCGCAGAACTTCACCTTGGTGTGCGTGGTATCCGGCGGCAAGCCTGCCCCACTG GTGTACTTCAAGCGCGATGGGGAGCCCATCGAGGCCACCCCGCTGCCGGAGCCGCCGGCCGCAGCGGGGAGCTGGGCACCACGCAACCTCCTGCATCGTGACCTGGATGACACCAAGGTGCCCAAATCGCTGGCAGCGGCCGAAGGGGATGCGGGGGGTGGGCGGCCC CCCAACACTGCtgagcccccccgggggctggcGGCCGAGCGGGGCCCCGCCACCGAAGCCATCCCCGAAACTGTGGTGAGCCGGGAGTTCCCGCGCTGGGTGCACGTGGCGGAGCCCATCTACTATTTCCGCCACACTCACGCGCCCGTGAGCGATGGCACGGTGGAGGCGCGGGCCACCCTCACCTGGACCCTCAACCCCCAAATCGACAACGAGGCGCTCTTCAGCTGCGAGGTGAAGCACCCGGCACTCTCCATGCCCATGCAGTCGGAGGTGACGCTCG TCGCTCCCAAGGGCCCGAAGATCACCATGACCCCAACTAGAGCCCGCGTTGGAGACACCGTTCGCATCTTGGTGCAGGGCTTCCAG AACGAAGTCTTCCCTGAGCCCCTCTTCACATGGACCCGTGTGGGGAGCCGGCTCCTGGATGGCAGCACCGAACACGCTGGGaaggagctggtgctggagcgGGTACCGGCCGAGCTCAACGGTTCCATGTACCGCTGCACCGCGCAGAACCCCCTGGGCTCCACCGACACCCACACCCGCCTCATCGTCTTTG AAAACCCAAATATCCCCCGTGGAACAGAGGACTCCAACG GTTCAGTTACCGGCCACCGCAGCTTCAGACTAGTTTTGGCACTCACCCTAACAGTGATCCTGGAGCTAACGTGA
- the LOC121058430 gene encoding basic proline-rich protein-like, translated as MANDAWEGKPDGDGKVLRWEACLGPKPAVLTKMAARGWSAVGTEPPLPGLPNRPPHSPATMAEGFPRRLPRFPQTQNSPFVVPAVPPTVAAWLLPSLPGATALPLQPPQVPTLPYALPQATVWHVVPGVQGQVLQLPAGVQLPAGGHLPPEGHHLQLGQLPAVGQLPAVGQLPHTAPPCAPVYQWGQPVVTGTVLPQDPLWLGPGAVLHGELLHPAGTCLLQAPAHPGPPPLLVPGPPLRGQALPAPRTLTSSRGQLPEPCDHAVGLSEDQGPPLPGPTPPEPAQAPTTASTQTVTPDAATVAEVPEEPLELLELGPDAFAEAFPHLAGDSQQLQHLQDQLPADLDISGLEELLSWLDAVEPQDAFPGVPSSPVLGRFLSELPDLSEDIEEPSAQGLAATRALGEVPSTPGVHPEKVQGGRSVQPPAVPAVSSPLKPAASPQLSALRRPLPNPPFTLPKRPPPP; from the exons ATGGCAAATGATGCGTGGGAGGGAAAGCCTGATGGGGATGGAAAAGTCTTGCGATGGGAAGCCTGCTTGGGTCCAAAGCCTGCAGTCCTCACCAAGATGGCGGCCAGGGGCTGGTCAGCCGTTGGGACGGAACCCCCGTTGCCCGGGCTCCCCAACCGACCGCCCCACTCTCCAGCCACCATGGCAG AGGGTTTCCCCAGACGGCTTCCGCGGTTTCCGCAGACGCAAAACTCCCCCTTCGTCGTCCCAGCCGTGCCGCCAACGgtggctgcctggctgctgccctccctccccggAGCGACGGCGCTGcccttgcagcccccccaggTACCCACCCTCCCCTACGCGCTGCCCCAGGCCACCGTCTGGCACGTGGTGCCGGGGGTCCAGGgccaggtgctgcagctccccgcCGGGgtgcagctgccagctgggggGCACCTCCCACCCGAGGGGCACCACCTGCAGCTTGGGCAGCTCCCCGCCGtggggcagctccctgctgtggggcagctccCCCACACCGCTCCTCCGTGTGCCCCCGTCTACCAGTGGGGACAGCCCGTGGTGACGGGGACGGTGCTGCCCCAGGATCCCCTCTGGTTGGGGCCCGGGGCCGTGCTCCATGGGGAGCTCCTGCACCCCGCAggcacctgcctgctgcaggccccTGCCCACCCCGGCCCCCCACCACTCCTCGTCCCGGGGCCTCCGCTGCGGGGGCAGGCGCTCCCCGCGCCCCGCACCCTGACCAGCAGCCGGGGGCAGCTGCCGGAGCCCTGCGACCACGCCGTGGGGCTCAGCGAGGACCAGGGGcccccgctgcccggccccacTCCCCCCGAGCCTGCCCAGGCTCCAACGACCGCCAGCACCCAGACGGTGACGCCCGACG CGGCGACAGTTGCAGAGGTGCCTGAGGAGCCCCTGGAGCTGCTTGAGCTGGGCCCCGATGCCTTCGCCGAGGCCTTTCCCCACCTGGCAggggacagccagcagctgcagcacctgcaggacCAGCTCCCGGCCGACCTGGACATCTCCGGCTTGgaggagctgctcagctggcTCGATGCCGTGGAGCCCCAGGACGCCTtccccggtgtccccagcagTCCTGTGCTCGGCCGCTTCCTCTCTGAGCTGCCCGACCTCTCCGAGGACATCGAGGAGCCGAGCGCACAGGGACTGGCAGCCACCAGAGCGCTGGGTGAGGTACCCTCAACCCCTGGGGTGCACCCCGAGAAGGTGCAGGGTGGGCGGTCGGTGCAGCCCCCTGCTGTGCCGGCAGTGAGCTCCCCCCTCAAGCCTGCAGCCAGTCCCCAGCTCAGTGCCCTCAGGAGACCCCTGCCCAACCCTCCCTTCACTCTCCCCAAAAGG